One segment of Gammaproteobacteria bacterium DNA contains the following:
- a CDS encoding phosphatidate cytidylyltransferase codes for MFKRLLTAVLLIPLVVGGVLLLPTAMLFTLGALLLGLAAWEWTGLVPLRPTVVRLVYGLLLMALLVLGGFALQRQPALLQPSLMVALGWWLLAALWLGRPQLGRDRVVAKALLALPVLLPAGWALAALHARPEHGPALALFVLVLMWVADSGAYFAGRNFGRHKLAPRVSPNKTWEGVAGGLAGSLLFALLAGGWFGWTGGRLTGFVVLAVLCALLSVVGDLFISLLKRQQGLKDTGNLFPGHGGLLDRIDSLLAAAPLFALGLDWVE; via the coding sequence GTGTTTAAGCGCCTGCTGACGGCGGTGCTCCTCATCCCCTTGGTCGTGGGCGGCGTGCTGCTGCTGCCGACCGCCATGTTGTTCACCCTCGGTGCGCTGCTGCTCGGCCTTGCCGCTTGGGAATGGACCGGCCTGGTACCGCTGCGCCCGACGGTCGTGCGGCTGGTCTACGGCCTGCTGTTGATGGCCTTGCTGGTCCTCGGCGGGTTTGCGCTGCAACGGCAGCCGGCACTGCTGCAGCCGTCTCTCATGGTCGCCCTCGGCTGGTGGTTGCTGGCGGCGCTGTGGCTCGGCCGCCCCCAACTTGGCCGCGACCGGGTCGTGGCCAAGGCGCTGCTGGCACTGCCGGTGCTGCTGCCGGCCGGGTGGGCGCTGGCCGCGCTGCACGCACGCCCCGAGCACGGGCCGGCGCTGGCGCTGTTCGTGCTGGTACTGATGTGGGTCGCCGACAGCGGGGCCTATTTCGCCGGTCGCAACTTCGGCCGGCACAAGCTCGCCCCGCGCGTCAGTCCGAACAAGACCTGGGAGGGTGTGGCCGGGGGTCTGGCCGGCAGCCTGCTGTTCGCCCTGCTCGCCGGCGGCTGGTTCGGCTGGACGGGTGGGCGCCTGACCGGCTTCGTGGTGCTGGCGGTGCTGTGTGCACTGCTGTCGGTGGTCGGCGATCTCTTCATCAGTCTGCTCAAGCGACAGCAGGGTCTGAAGGATACGGGTAATCTGTTTCCGGGGCATGGCGGCCTGCTGGACCGCATCGACAGTCTGCTCGCCGCGGCGCCGCTGTTCGCGCTCGGACTGGACTGGGTGGAGTAG
- the uppS gene encoding di-trans,poly-cis-decaprenylcistransferase codes for MSEASRGKDGMLDAEGPRHIAIIMDGNGRWARRRGMPRPTGHREGVKSVRRVVEICRREGIEALTLFAFSSENWRRPPTEVSLLMDLFISTLQKEVDSLHANSVQVRFIGDREPFAPKLRTLMDSTEARTRDNPGLRLTIAVNYGGRWDIAQAARVLALGVQAGALEPEAITPELLGAQLALAGLPEPDLFIRTGGEQRISNFLLWQLAYTELYFTDVLWPDFDQHCLTEALAWFAGRQRRFGRTSEQVECIKGA; via the coding sequence ATGTCAGAGGCGAGCCGCGGCAAAGACGGGATGCTGGATGCTGAAGGCCCACGTCACATCGCCATCATCATGGATGGCAATGGACGCTGGGCGCGGCGCCGCGGAATGCCGCGCCCAACCGGCCATCGCGAGGGCGTCAAATCCGTGCGGCGCGTGGTCGAGATCTGTCGCCGAGAGGGGATCGAGGCCCTGACACTGTTCGCCTTCAGCAGCGAAAACTGGCGCCGGCCACCGACCGAGGTCAGCCTGCTGATGGACTTGTTCATCAGCACCCTGCAGAAGGAAGTGGACAGCCTGCATGCCAACAGTGTGCAAGTGCGGTTCATCGGCGACCGCGAGCCCTTCGCACCGAAGCTGCGCACACTGATGGACTCGACCGAGGCCCGTACCCGCGACAATCCCGGTCTGCGCCTGACCATCGCCGTCAATTATGGCGGCCGCTGGGATATCGCGCAGGCTGCGCGCGTGCTTGCTCTGGGCGTGCAGGCGGGCGCGCTGGAGCCCGAGGCCATCACGCCCGAGCTGCTGGGCGCGCAACTCGCCCTGGCCGGCCTACCGGAGCCCGATCTGTTCATCCGCACCGGCGGCGAGCAACGCATCAGCAACTTCCTGCTCTGGCAGCTCGCCTATACCGAGCTCTATTTCACCGACGTCCTCTGGCCCGACTTCGACCAACATTGTCTCACCGAGGCGCTGGCCTGGTTTGCCGGACGGCAGCGCCGCTTCGGCCGCACCAGTGAACAAGTGGAGTGCATCAAGGGTGCCTGA